A stretch of Verrucomicrobiota bacterium DNA encodes these proteins:
- a CDS encoding PBP1A family penicillin-binding protein has translation MNRRSKTPTNRGKKKQPRRKRSFLITLIKLGFAALLFWMLIGLVYYLWALTFDISTIGQMPQRSSIYDRTGIFYSRTIGENRIVVPYEKVSPYFVNALISREDSRFYEHHGIDPVGIARAAVRNLLFGGMKQGASTITQQLARNSFPLGGKTFNRKFLEAAMAFRIEMEMSKEKILELYMNRIYFGSGLYGVEAASLAYFGKPAADMDLSEGALLAGLIRSPNRFSPLNNIDASLGQRNVVLGRMEDLGFITHAQLEKAEAEPINPAQQRLVNPMNSWAVDAILHELEQVVPLDRIDSGGLRIDTTIDAGLQQSAETAVAKRLMEVEQRPDYRQQHHVAKGTKAEEPLEPLQGALLAIDNANGGITAIVGGRDFVKSKYNRALVAMRQIGSSAKPFVYEEAFRRGIITPETPVSDARLTAADLPSRSATYNPQNSDGTFGNDLPAREGLVRSRNTMSVRVGMKTGLADIASTMERLGLAEHVPHYPSICLGSFESTLRNLTTAYTALATGGKKLQPHLIEQVTDSEGTVLYRATHGRISVLDPTATRTTTGILTEVMTRGTAAKSAELGLRKPAAGKTGTTDHFVDAWFLGYTQGLTCGVWVGFDHPKTIMHGGYGAELALPIWVDVMQSPASDHFAAGPLL, from the coding sequence GTGAACAGACGATCCAAGACACCTACCAATCGAGGCAAAAAAAAGCAGCCCAGACGGAAGCGCTCGTTCCTAATCACGCTGATCAAGCTGGGCTTCGCGGCACTGCTTTTCTGGATGCTGATCGGGCTGGTTTACTATCTCTGGGCCCTGACCTTCGACATCTCGACCATCGGTCAGATGCCGCAGCGTTCGTCGATCTACGATCGCACCGGAATCTTCTACAGCAGGACCATCGGGGAAAACAGGATTGTCGTGCCCTACGAAAAGGTCTCCCCATATTTCGTCAATGCGCTGATAAGCCGCGAGGACTCGCGCTTCTACGAGCATCACGGCATCGACCCGGTCGGCATCGCCCGTGCCGCCGTGCGGAACCTGCTCTTCGGAGGAATGAAGCAGGGGGCCAGCACGATCACCCAGCAACTCGCACGCAACAGCTTCCCCCTGGGAGGGAAGACCTTCAACCGAAAGTTCCTGGAAGCCGCCATGGCCTTCCGCATCGAGATGGAAATGAGCAAGGAGAAGATCCTAGAGCTCTACATGAATCGCATCTACTTCGGCTCGGGTCTCTACGGGGTCGAGGCCGCCAGCCTGGCCTACTTCGGAAAACCAGCCGCCGACATGGATCTCTCCGAGGGGGCGCTACTAGCAGGACTCATCCGCAGTCCGAACAGGTTCTCGCCGCTCAACAATATCGATGCGTCTCTGGGACAGCGGAATGTCGTTCTGGGACGGATGGAAGATCTGGGCTTCATTACCCATGCCCAGCTTGAGAAGGCGGAGGCTGAACCGATAAACCCCGCCCAGCAAAGGCTCGTTAACCCCATGAACAGCTGGGCCGTCGATGCGATCCTCCATGAACTGGAGCAGGTGGTGCCCCTGGACAGGATCGACTCCGGAGGTCTGCGTATCGACACAACAATCGATGCCGGACTCCAGCAGTCCGCCGAGACCGCTGTCGCTAAGCGCCTCATGGAAGTCGAACAGCGCCCCGACTACCGTCAGCAGCATCATGTCGCCAAGGGAACCAAAGCAGAAGAGCCGCTGGAGCCGCTCCAGGGAGCACTCCTTGCCATCGATAATGCCAACGGTGGCATCACGGCGATCGTGGGAGGGCGTGATTTTGTAAAGAGCAAGTACAACAGGGCCTTGGTCGCCATGCGTCAGATCGGTTCCTCGGCCAAGCCCTTTGTCTACGAGGAGGCCTTCCGCAGGGGAATCATCACGCCGGAGACACCTGTGAGTGACGCCCGCCTCACTGCCGCCGACCTCCCTTCCCGCTCCGCAACTTATAATCCTCAAAACAGCGACGGAACCTTCGGTAACGATCTGCCGGCCAGGGAAGGACTTGTGCGGTCCCGGAATACCATGAGTGTCCGTGTCGGCATGAAGACGGGGCTGGCAGACATCGCCTCCACCATGGAGCGACTCGGCCTGGCCGAGCATGTGCCTCACTATCCTTCGATCTGCCTCGGCAGCTTCGAATCTACGCTTAGGAATCTCACCACGGCCTACACGGCGCTCGCCACCGGGGGGAAAAAACTCCAACCGCACCTGATCGAACAAGTCACCGACTCCGAGGGGACCGTTCTTTATCGCGCAACCCATGGACGGATCTCCGTGCTTGACCCCACGGCGACGAGAACCACCACAGGAATCCTAACCGAGGTCATGACGCGGGGCACGGCGGCCAAGTCGGCTGAACTCGGACTCCGCAAGCCGGCTGCCGGGAAGACCGGGACGACCGACCACTTCGTGGATGCCTGGTTCCTGGGATATACCCAAGGACTCACCTGCGGCGTCTGGGTAGGCTTCGACCATCCCAAGACCATCATGCATGGGGGCTACGGCGCCGAACTGGCCCTCCCGATCTGGGTGGACGTGATGCAGTCGCCTGCGTCTGATCACTTCGCGGCGGGGCCGCTGCTGTAG
- the trmD gene encoding tRNA (guanosine(37)-N1)-methyltransferase TrmD: protein MEIQILTPIPAIAEGVLGESILGRAQEAGLVKLEAVDLRRWTHDRHRTVDDSPYGGGPGMVMKIEPIAEALSELRRPETKVVFLTPQGRTLTQPIVREYAKAEHLILLCGHYEGVDQRVADHLVDDEISIGDYILTNGVLGALVLTDAIVRLIPGVLGDDQSAVTESFETGLLDHPHYTRPVEFNEWKVPPILLSGNHGAIATWRAEQALEATKKRRPDLLG, encoded by the coding sequence ATTGAGATTCAGATACTGACCCCCATCCCTGCCATCGCGGAAGGCGTTCTTGGAGAGAGCATCCTTGGTCGCGCCCAGGAAGCGGGCCTTGTGAAGCTGGAGGCTGTGGACCTGCGGCGCTGGACCCACGACCGTCATCGCACGGTCGATGACTCTCCCTATGGCGGAGGCCCGGGCATGGTCATGAAGATCGAGCCGATCGCCGAAGCCCTCTCCGAGCTTCGCAGGCCCGAGACCAAGGTAGTCTTCCTCACTCCACAGGGTAGAACTCTGACCCAGCCGATCGTTCGCGAGTATGCCAAGGCGGAGCATCTGATTCTTCTCTGCGGTCATTATGAAGGAGTCGATCAGCGCGTAGCCGATCACCTGGTCGACGACGAGATCTCGATCGGAGACTATATCCTTACCAATGGTGTGCTCGGGGCGCTTGTCCTCACCGATGCGATCGTGCGCCTTATCCCCGGCGTCCTGGGAGACGACCAATCAGCGGTCACCGAATCCTTTGAGACCGGTCTACTCGATCATCCTCACTACACGCGTCCCGTTGAGTTTAACGAGTGGAAGGTTCCGCCCATACTCCTCTCCGGCAATCACGGCGCGATCGCAACATGGCGTGCGGAACAGGCTCTGGAGGCTACTAAGAAACGCCGGCCTGATTTGCTCGGGTAA
- the budA gene encoding acetolactate decarboxylase has protein sequence MQSSEIVSQFSTIDAILQGIYDGPATFGEVRRYGDFGIGTVNHLDGEMLALDGIFYQITGDGLVHVIPDKEKTSFATVAFFNPTHHAAVNKLTSLRTMQGWLERHLGSKNFFWSIRIDGIFSSMRVRSISRQHPPYRPLVEVVRSEAVFKFRNIPGTLLGFRSPPYIKGINVPGYHFHFISDDRTKGGHVLGCSLLRGKALWSCHRTFQMKLPDDPAFRKADFSEHDAEALKRAEQ, from the coding sequence ATGCAGTCGTCGGAAATCGTATCCCAGTTCTCCACGATCGATGCCATCCTTCAGGGCATCTATGATGGTCCCGCCACCTTCGGCGAGGTGAGGCGCTATGGCGACTTTGGAATCGGCACGGTGAATCATCTCGACGGTGAGATGCTCGCTTTGGATGGAATCTTCTATCAGATCACGGGGGACGGCTTGGTACATGTCATTCCGGACAAGGAAAAGACATCGTTTGCAACGGTCGCATTCTTCAATCCAACCCATCATGCCGCGGTTAACAAGCTCACCTCTCTAAGAACAATGCAGGGATGGCTGGAGAGGCATCTCGGTTCGAAGAACTTCTTCTGGTCAATCCGGATCGACGGGATCTTTTCCTCTATGCGGGTTCGCAGTATTTCCCGACAGCATCCTCCCTACAGACCGCTCGTCGAGGTGGTCCGCTCGGAAGCTGTTTTCAAGTTCCGTAACATCCCGGGAACGCTTCTCGGTTTCCGTTCCCCACCCTATATTAAGGGCATCAATGTTCCCGGATACCACTTTCACTTCATCAGTGATGACAGGACCAAGGGTGGACATGTCCTGGGTTGCAGTCTCCTCCGGGGAAAAGCATTGTGGTCATGTCACCGAACCTTCCAAATGAAGCTTCCCGATGACCCGGCTTTCCGTAAGGCCGACTTTTCAGAACATGACGCCGAGGCTCTGAAAAGAGCCGAACAGTAG
- the argC gene encoding N-acetyl-gamma-glutamyl-phosphate reductase, whose product MSSISAKTDPALLKVAIVGASGYSGEELCALLDRHPSAEVTAIFSRQYAGKSLGEVMPRFTGLKIASLLFTEADPANVAACDAGVVFLALPHGVAAEYATAALKAGKVVIDLSADFRLQDAEVYADYYGGEHPAPELLEQATYAIPELSREAIKSSPLIACAGCYPTSIQLPLIPLLKAGLLNSEGIVASSASGVSGAGRKAAVDYLYAECNESMRAYGLPRHRHISEVEQQLSHAAGHKVVITFIPHLAPMNRGIHTTIVATLAAGRTAADLKKALLAAYAEEPFVRIRETPPDTKHVSGTNFCDIAVYDEPRTGRVVILSAIDNLVKGAAGQAVQCFNVRAGLPETAGLL is encoded by the coding sequence ATGAGTTCCATTTCTGCCAAGACTGACCCGGCTCTGCTGAAGGTTGCGATCGTCGGTGCCAGTGGCTATTCCGGCGAGGAGCTCTGCGCTCTGCTGGACCGGCATCCATCCGCTGAGGTCACGGCAATATTTTCGCGGCAGTACGCCGGCAAATCGCTCGGAGAGGTGATGCCCAGGTTCACAGGCCTTAAGATCGCATCACTGCTCTTCACCGAGGCCGATCCAGCCAATGTTGCCGCCTGTGATGCCGGTGTGGTCTTCCTAGCCCTGCCCCATGGCGTTGCGGCTGAGTATGCCACTGCGGCGCTGAAGGCTGGTAAGGTAGTAATCGATCTGAGTGCGGACTTCAGGCTCCAGGATGCCGAGGTCTATGCCGACTATTATGGTGGTGAACATCCCGCGCCGGAGCTTCTTGAACAGGCTACCTACGCGATCCCCGAACTCTCACGGGAGGCGATCAAATCTTCTCCCCTCATTGCCTGTGCTGGGTGCTATCCGACCAGCATTCAGCTCCCGCTCATCCCCCTTCTCAAGGCGGGTCTGCTGAATTCCGAGGGGATCGTAGCCTCCAGCGCGAGCGGCGTCAGTGGAGCCGGGCGGAAGGCGGCTGTCGATTATCTCTATGCCGAGTGCAATGAGAGCATGCGGGCCTATGGCTTGCCGAGGCACCGGCATATCTCTGAGGTGGAGCAGCAACTCTCCCATGCGGCAGGTCACAAGGTGGTGATCACCTTCATCCCTCATCTTGCGCCGATGAACCGGGGTATCCACACCACGATCGTGGCGACTCTTGCGGCTGGAAGAACAGCCGCCGATCTCAAGAAGGCACTCCTTGCCGCCTATGCCGAGGAGCCCTTTGTCCGGATCCGGGAAACCCCACCCGACACCAAGCATGTCTCGGGAACGAACTTCTGCGACATCGCGGTCTACGACGAGCCGCGGACCGGTCGGGTCGTGATCCTCTCCGCGATCGACAATCTGGTGAAGGGAGCGGCCGGCCAGGCCGTGCAGTGCTTCAACGTGAGGGCAGGTCTTCCTGAGACCGCTGGGCTCCTCTAG
- the argJ gene encoding bifunctional glutamate N-acetyltransferase/amino-acid acetyltransferase ArgJ, with amino-acid sequence MSSSLKRIVGGVNAAKGFLSGTTSCGIKRTGPLRSDLSIVASELPATAAGVFTTNLVKAAPVLLSRRHLESGKARAVLLNSGNANACTGAPGLRAAEQTANSTAVALGLHADEVLICSTGRIGVQLPLSKILPAIREAADALKSSPSAATAAAKSIMTSDSVPKQSAYEVKVGGKSFRIGGMAKGAGMISPNMATMLCVITTDALVPAAFLRKILGEVTSRTFNCITVDGDCSTNDTVLTLANGASKVAIRTTAEKKAFAEALQAVCADLARAIVADGEGTSRVIELTVKGAKSESDAHKIGRAIANSQLVKCAWAGSDPNWGRIIDAAGYAGAPLDPDKVEIAYDGILAAKNGMACQDAKGEARLRKVAAKKEFAVMIDLHLGKGEARLLTTDLTEEYVRLNLSEFSL; translated from the coding sequence ATGTCTTCGTCCCTAAAACGCATTGTCGGTGGCGTCAACGCTGCCAAAGGATTCCTCTCAGGTACCACCTCCTGTGGCATCAAGCGCACCGGCCCCCTGCGAAGTGACCTAAGTATCGTGGCTTCGGAGCTTCCCGCCACGGCTGCCGGCGTCTTTACCACCAACCTCGTGAAGGCTGCGCCAGTCCTGCTCTCCAGGAGGCATCTAGAGTCAGGAAAGGCACGTGCAGTACTCCTTAACAGCGGCAACGCCAACGCCTGTACGGGCGCTCCCGGTCTCCGAGCTGCCGAGCAGACCGCCAACTCCACGGCAGTGGCTCTTGGTCTCCATGCCGACGAGGTGCTGATCTGCTCCACTGGGAGAATCGGTGTCCAGCTTCCCCTCTCCAAAATACTCCCCGCGATCCGCGAGGCAGCCGATGCGCTAAAATCATCACCCTCTGCCGCCACGGCAGCCGCCAAGTCGATCATGACGAGCGACAGCGTGCCGAAGCAGTCTGCTTATGAGGTGAAGGTCGGAGGCAAGTCGTTCCGCATTGGTGGGATGGCGAAGGGAGCAGGAATGATTTCTCCGAACATGGCGACCATGCTCTGCGTGATCACGACGGATGCATTGGTGCCAGCGGCCTTCCTGCGCAAGATTCTCGGCGAGGTGACCTCCAGAACGTTCAACTGTATCACCGTGGATGGGGACTGCAGTACTAACGACACGGTCCTGACGCTTGCCAATGGTGCTTCGAAGGTTGCGATCCGCACAACTGCGGAGAAGAAAGCCTTTGCCGAGGCCCTGCAGGCGGTCTGCGCGGATCTGGCGCGTGCCATCGTGGCGGACGGGGAGGGGACTTCTCGCGTGATCGAACTCACCGTCAAGGGTGCGAAGTCTGAGTCTGACGCTCATAAGATCGGACGAGCCATCGCGAATTCCCAGCTTGTGAAATGCGCCTGGGCCGGAAGCGATCCGAACTGGGGCCGGATCATCGATGCGGCCGGCTATGCTGGGGCTCCCCTTGATCCCGACAAGGTGGAGATCGCCTATGACGGAATCCTCGCCGCTAAGAACGGTATGGCATGCCAGGACGCAAAGGGTGAAGCCAGACTCCGTAAGGTGGCTGCGAAAAAGGAATTTGCCGTCATGATCGATCTCCATCTCGGTAAGGGTGAGGCACGCCTACTCACCACGGATCTCACTGAGGAATATGTTCGGCTGAACCTCTCGGAGTTCTCACTATAA
- the argB gene encoding acetylglutamate kinase — MASQITSRQRAETLVEALPYLQKFRGSIFLIKYGGSTMEAEEQVERFLIDIAFLDAVGIHVVLVHGGGKAINARMKEQGLTPQFVDGLRVTDEATVEIVRSVLDDEVNPGIVNQLGALGVKAVGISGRKVFIASKLPPFTGSDNKEVDLGFVGEAEQVNPDAVLAALAAGAVPVISPLGALPSGEPININADVSAAALAAALPASKLIFLSDVPGLLLDPHDPESLIHGLTAAQTEELIDRGVIAGGMIPKVRSATKALANGLGKVHLLGAGVNHAVLLETFSEEGIGTEINP; from the coding sequence ATGGCATCCCAGATTACTTCCCGTCAACGTGCCGAGACACTCGTCGAGGCGCTCCCCTACCTGCAGAAATTTCGTGGCAGCATCTTCCTGATCAAATACGGGGGAAGCACTATGGAGGCGGAAGAACAGGTGGAACGCTTCCTGATCGATATTGCCTTCCTGGATGCCGTGGGCATCCACGTCGTGCTGGTCCACGGAGGAGGTAAGGCTATCAATGCCCGTATGAAGGAGCAGGGACTTACTCCCCAATTCGTCGATGGCCTCCGTGTCACCGATGAAGCTACCGTAGAGATTGTACGCTCCGTGCTTGATGACGAGGTCAATCCCGGGATCGTGAATCAGCTGGGGGCTCTCGGGGTGAAAGCTGTCGGGATATCCGGTCGGAAGGTATTCATCGCCAGTAAACTGCCTCCTTTCACCGGGTCTGATAACAAAGAGGTCGACTTGGGATTCGTGGGAGAGGCCGAGCAGGTTAATCCCGATGCTGTCTTAGCGGCGCTTGCGGCCGGCGCGGTGCCTGTCATTTCACCACTCGGCGCCCTGCCAAGCGGCGAGCCGATCAACATCAATGCCGATGTCTCCGCGGCCGCCCTAGCCGCCGCCCTGCCGGCCAGCAAACTGATCTTCCTGAGCGATGTGCCAGGACTGCTGCTGGATCCCCACGATCCTGAATCACTCATTCACGGTCTCACTGCGGCTCAGACCGAGGAACTGATCGACCGTGGTGTGATCGCCGGGGGGATGATTCCCAAGGTGCGCTCCGCTACCAAGGCCCTGGCAAACGGGCTGGGAAAAGTCCACCTGCTCGGGGCTGGAGTGAATCATGCCGTTCTTCTGGAGACGTTTTCGGAGGAAGGTATAGGCACGGAAATTAACCCCTAA
- the gyrB gene encoding DNA topoisomerase (ATP-hydrolyzing) subunit B encodes MAKKEPAEPIIPLDDSDIPEKQDTAGGEEYGAAQIDKLEGLEAVRKRPGMYIGDPDERGLHHCVFEVLDNSIDEHLAGYCTRVEVSIHSDGSVSIRDNGRGIPVEIHPKFKIPTLELVMTNLHAGGKFGQGAYKYSGGLHGVGAKCVNALSTWFKVEVMREGKVHFMAFAQGKTTQPLTVLSELKNKKQTGTFVTFLPDPEIFTITTTFKFERLSGRLRELAFLNPGIEIVLTDERDDEEHRPRHETFLYKHGIVEFVRQLGETRQILHPKPIVISRQRDEIFVDAVLQYNDSYTDQILCFANSIPNPDGGTHLTGMRTALTRAINQYAKANNILKEKDPALSGDDVREGLTAVLSVKLPNPRFESQTKVKLVNTEVEGVVNSSIYEGLMDHFDQNPPVAKKVIEKALTAARAREAARKARETVRKSALTGGGLPGKLADCSERDPSLTELYIVEGDSAGGSAKQGRDRRFQAILPIRGKLINVQKARLDKVLQNTEIQTMITAIGTGIGDGDQEGAFNIEKLRYGRIVIMTDADVDGSHIRTLLLTFFYNQMPQLIRRGHIYIAQPPLYQIKRKKREEYVDDDVQLNRILISLGAEELKLVSLPDKKEIAAAPFKEILELLDRLEKSSEAVRRLGGDFEAYLHARSAEGVLPSYLVVIRAGNEETVEYFHNETDLRDFTAKNIDLNLFDAETSEGENGESGTGAVVEKVAKADKNPRRRRARLVEIHQSKSIEKLMGELNKKGFKIEHYADSKTPLFHLIDGETTHEIFAIPRILEMVKEVGRRGVQVKRFKGLGEMNAKELYETAMNPERRRFLKVELNDDNALEAGRMFDILMGDVVEPRRIFIEDNALNVRNLDV; translated from the coding sequence ATGGCTAAAAAAGAACCCGCAGAACCCATCATCCCCCTCGACGACTCCGATATTCCAGAGAAGCAGGATACCGCCGGCGGCGAGGAATACGGAGCCGCCCAGATCGACAAGCTGGAGGGACTCGAAGCCGTCCGTAAGCGCCCCGGCATGTACATTGGCGATCCCGATGAGCGTGGACTCCACCACTGCGTCTTCGAGGTTCTCGATAACTCGATCGACGAGCATCTGGCCGGCTACTGCACTCGTGTCGAGGTCTCCATTCACTCCGACGGATCGGTCTCCATTCGTGACAATGGCCGCGGTATTCCGGTAGAGATCCATCCCAAGTTCAAGATCCCGACCCTTGAACTCGTCATGACCAATCTCCACGCCGGCGGCAAGTTCGGCCAGGGAGCCTACAAGTACTCGGGCGGTCTCCACGGCGTCGGTGCGAAGTGCGTCAACGCCCTCTCCACTTGGTTCAAGGTCGAGGTCATGCGCGAGGGGAAGGTCCACTTCATGGCCTTCGCCCAGGGTAAGACCACCCAGCCGCTCACTGTCCTCAGCGAACTGAAGAACAAGAAGCAGACCGGCACCTTCGTCACCTTCCTGCCCGATCCCGAGATCTTCACGATCACTACCACCTTCAAGTTCGAGCGCCTGTCCGGCCGTCTCCGCGAGCTTGCCTTCCTGAACCCGGGCATCGAGATCGTCCTCACCGACGAGCGCGACGACGAGGAGCATCGTCCCCGCCACGAAACCTTCCTCTACAAGCACGGCATCGTGGAGTTTGTGCGTCAGCTTGGCGAGACTCGCCAGATCCTCCACCCGAAGCCGATCGTCATCTCCCGCCAGCGCGACGAGATCTTTGTCGACGCCGTCCTTCAGTATAACGACTCCTACACCGATCAGATTCTCTGCTTCGCGAATTCCATCCCGAATCCCGACGGAGGTACCCACCTGACCGGCATGAGGACCGCCCTCACCCGCGCGATCAACCAGTACGCCAAGGCCAACAATATCCTCAAGGAGAAGGACCCCGCCCTCTCAGGTGACGATGTGCGCGAGGGACTCACCGCTGTCCTGAGCGTCAAGCTTCCAAACCCCCGCTTCGAGTCCCAGACCAAGGTCAAGCTGGTCAACACCGAGGTAGAGGGCGTCGTGAATTCCTCCATCTACGAGGGGCTCATGGATCACTTCGATCAGAATCCCCCGGTCGCCAAGAAAGTCATCGAGAAGGCCCTCACCGCAGCCCGCGCCCGCGAGGCTGCCCGCAAGGCCCGAGAGACCGTCCGTAAGAGCGCCCTCACCGGCGGTGGACTACCCGGCAAACTGGCCGACTGCTCCGAGCGCGATCCCTCTCTCACCGAGCTCTACATCGTCGAGGGTGACTCCGCAGGCGGGTCCGCCAAGCAGGGCCGCGACCGCCGCTTCCAGGCTATCCTCCCGATCCGAGGCAAGCTTATCAATGTGCAGAAGGCCCGTCTCGATAAGGTCCTCCAGAACACCGAGATCCAGACCATGATCACCGCGATCGGCACGGGCATCGGTGATGGTGATCAAGAAGGCGCCTTCAACATCGAGAAGCTCCGCTATGGACGCATCGTCATCATGACAGATGCCGACGTCGATGGATCCCACATCAGGACCCTGCTCCTTACCTTCTTCTACAACCAGATGCCGCAGCTCATCCGCCGTGGTCACATCTACATCGCCCAGCCACCGCTCTACCAGATCAAGAGAAAGAAGCGCGAGGAGTATGTCGACGACGACGTTCAGCTCAACCGCATCCTGATCTCTCTCGGAGCCGAGGAGCTGAAGCTCGTCTCCCTACCTGACAAGAAGGAGATCGCAGCAGCCCCGTTCAAGGAGATCCTGGAGCTTCTCGACAGGCTCGAGAAATCGAGCGAGGCCGTTCGCCGTCTGGGTGGTGATTTCGAGGCCTACCTCCACGCCCGCTCGGCCGAGGGAGTCCTCCCCTCCTACCTGGTTGTCATTCGCGCCGGCAACGAGGAGACCGTCGAGTATTTCCACAACGAGACGGATCTCCGCGACTTCACAGCAAAGAACATCGATCTCAACCTCTTCGATGCCGAAACTTCCGAAGGGGAGAACGGCGAGAGTGGCACCGGAGCCGTCGTAGAAAAGGTCGCCAAGGCTGACAAGAACCCCCGCCGCCGACGCGCCCGTCTCGTCGAGATCCATCAGTCCAAGAGCATCGAGAAGCTCATGGGAGAACTTAATAAGAAAGGCTTCAAGATCGAGCACTACGCTGATAGCAAGACACCACTCTTCCACCTCATCGACGGAGAAACCACCCATGAGATCTTCGCCATCCCACGTATCCTCGAAATGGTGAAGGAAGTCGGCCGCCGCGGCGTCCAGGTCAAACGATTCAAGGGTCTTGGCGAAATGAATGCCAAGGAACTCTACGAGACCGCCATGAATCCCGAGCGCCGCCGTTTCCTCAAGGTAGAGCTCAACGACGACAACGCCCTCGAGGCCGGACGCATGTTCGACATCCTCATGGGTGATGTGGTTGAGCCGCGCAGGATATTCATCGAGGACAATGCGCTGAACGTCCGCAACCTGGACGTCTAA
- a CDS encoding NAD(P)/FAD-dependent oxidoreductase, translating to MREYDFVVIGGGSGGYAAARTAVSLGLSTAVIEGGEEVGGLCILRGCMPSKTLIESGNRYRELRHAAEFGLSAEKIGFDAEEIIARKQRLITEFADYRKEQLEGGKFDFIRGRAEFLNPHSLRVILHGGGERIINLKSGCIATGSVINRPQIPGIELCLISDDLLEMTKIPASAVVLGGGPVALEMAHYLESLGTKVTILQRNTQLLTGGDRDVADALAEAFRKRGMEVLCGTRLLGIEQSGDDIVIHFEHGDKKQQVKADIVLNALGRRPNLAGLGLDKAGVALEGPAICTDLEQRTTARHLFAAGDCCGPYEVVHIAITQGETAAKNATALLKGGSPVVMDYRLKLFAAFTEPQMASCGMTEQEAMESGHSVVTASYPFADHGKSIVKGETDGFVKLIADARDGKILGGAVVGPEASELIHEIVVAMAFHSTAGQFALVPHYHPTLSEIWTYPAEEIADSLQA from the coding sequence ATGAGGGAATATGATTTTGTGGTGATCGGCGGTGGGAGTGGAGGTTATGCGGCCGCTAGGACGGCGGTGTCTCTGGGGCTCTCCACGGCGGTGATCGAGGGGGGAGAGGAGGTTGGAGGGCTTTGCATTCTCCGGGGGTGCATGCCGAGCAAGACCCTGATCGAGTCAGGCAACCGCTACCGTGAACTGCGTCATGCAGCGGAGTTCGGCCTGAGTGCCGAGAAGATCGGATTCGACGCAGAGGAGATCATCGCTCGTAAGCAGCGTCTGATTACCGAGTTTGCCGATTACAGGAAGGAGCAGCTGGAGGGGGGGAAGTTTGATTTCATCCGTGGCCGTGCCGAATTTCTTAATCCTCACTCACTCCGCGTTATCCTTCATGGGGGAGGGGAGAGGATTATCAATCTGAAAAGCGGCTGCATCGCCACTGGCTCCGTCATCAATCGACCGCAGATCCCTGGAATTGAGCTCTGCCTTATCAGTGATGATCTGCTGGAGATGACAAAGATACCTGCCTCGGCAGTCGTGCTCGGGGGCGGACCGGTGGCTCTCGAGATGGCTCACTACCTGGAGTCGCTTGGCACCAAGGTGACGATCTTGCAGCGCAACACGCAGCTCCTGACCGGCGGCGACCGGGATGTGGCTGATGCCTTGGCTGAGGCGTTTCGCAAGCGAGGGATGGAGGTGCTCTGCGGTACCCGACTGCTTGGGATCGAGCAATCGGGTGATGATATCGTCATTCATTTTGAACATGGGGATAAGAAGCAGCAGGTGAAAGCCGACATTGTGCTGAATGCTCTGGGCCGCCGTCCAAATCTCGCCGGCCTTGGTCTTGATAAGGCCGGTGTGGCGCTCGAGGGGCCTGCTATCTGCACCGACCTCGAGCAACGCACCACGGCGCGTCATCTCTTTGCCGCCGGTGACTGCTGCGGCCCTTATGAGGTGGTCCATATTGCCATCACGCAGGGGGAGACGGCCGCTAAGAACGCTACCGCGCTCCTGAAGGGAGGATCCCCCGTGGTGATGGATTACCGTCTGAAGCTCTTTGCCGCCTTCACGGAGCCCCAGATGGCCTCATGTGGGATGACGGAGCAGGAAGCCATGGAGTCGGGCCACTCCGTGGTAACAGCCAGTTATCCCTTTGCCGATCATGGCAAATCGATCGTGAAGGGTGAGACGGACGGTTTTGTTAAACTGATCGCTGATGCCAGGGATGGGAAGATCCTCGGTGGCGCGGTCGTCGGGCCCGAGGCCTCGGAACTTATCCATGAGATCGTCGTTGCCATGGCCTTCCATTCCACGGCAGGCCAATTTGCCCTAGTACCCCACTACCACCCGACCCTAAGCGAAATCTGGACCTATCCGGCGGAAGAGATTGCCGATAGCCTGCAGGCCTGA